One genomic region from Leptospiraceae bacterium encodes:
- a CDS encoding STAS domain-containing protein — MQQKTETFFQIKKYGRTVVVSITGKLGMLEAPEISDAIEKEMGSNVDEIIIDCSSLFFIDSSGVGKFISLVGLANKKNIDFLLVGLSNSLETVFKLARLNKIIKILNREEQFKKRGIPLK, encoded by the coding sequence ATGCAGCAAAAAACTGAAACATTCTTTCAAATAAAGAAATATGGCCGAACTGTGGTTGTTTCTATAACCGGGAAACTGGGAATGTTAGAGGCTCCTGAAATTTCTGATGCAATTGAAAAGGAAATGGGTTCGAATGTTGATGAAATAATAATTGATTGTTCTTCCCTGTTTTTTATAGATTCTTCGGGGGTTGGTAAATTCATCAGTCTTGTTGGTCTAGCAAATAAGAAAAATATAGATTTTTTACTGGTTGGATTGTCTAATTCTCTTGAAACAGTATTTAAGTTAGCCAGGTTAAACAAAATTATAAAAATTTTAAATCGAGAAGAACAGTTTAAAAAGAGGGGGATTCCTCTAAAATAA
- a CDS encoding SpoIIE family protein phosphatase: MANSKQKLDPDKIFKLTSRINSTESLDSLLDTIMDTARDLLNVEGASLLLYDRERSDLVFCHSRGLKSESLQNLRVPKGKGIAGTVLETLKPIIVNDANNDPRIYRVIDESIGFVTKNLVCVPMIAQGEIQGVLEAVNTLDREQFDDEDLNTFLNLSEIAAIAIRNRLLIEDLQARLDDIRNLLYIVQTLSTITELGTFIHTTFRLIIHAMKCERISLVLKSQKTGHWFLAKSIGFQLKGKKRLIDISRGVISRVLKTGQPIFSENKLPDNLIFPRRNIYRNDSFISIPIKNEFDIEGVLSISNRKDGKPFSKNDLDILILILHYFRETYNSLRSRERKQKLDSFKRDLEIAGKIQKYSLPKIPELLGGLEIIKTYLPSKEVGGDFYDLIYHSEFEFSFIIADVSGKGISAALFMEFSKNIISDEVARFSSPSRALMNSNTIIQEKFYSMMYVEVMLAKINTRTKTLTIASAGHHRQFLYRTSSDQLFILKSKGLPLGTRLQNFEIDELEISYEDGDLLFLYTDGITETRNQDKEFFGEERLSKLIRNHAKDPLPRIKTIIKKATDAFRGNRELEDDFTFILIRLH, translated from the coding sequence ATGGCTAACTCAAAACAGAAGCTTGATCCGGATAAAATTTTTAAACTGACTTCCCGTATCAATTCTACAGAAAGCCTCGATTCTCTTCTGGATACAATCATGGATACCGCCAGGGATCTACTTAATGTGGAAGGAGCTTCTCTTTTACTATATGATCGAGAAAGAAGTGATCTGGTTTTTTGTCATTCCCGTGGCCTAAAAAGCGAATCCTTGCAAAATCTTCGAGTTCCAAAAGGTAAAGGCATAGCGGGTACTGTTCTGGAAACCCTTAAACCCATTATTGTAAATGATGCAAACAATGATCCCAGGATTTATCGTGTCATTGATGAATCCATAGGTTTTGTAACGAAAAATCTGGTCTGCGTACCTATGATTGCCCAGGGTGAAATTCAAGGAGTTTTGGAAGCTGTAAATACTCTCGATAGAGAACAATTTGATGATGAAGATTTAAATACTTTTTTAAATCTATCCGAGATAGCAGCCATTGCTATTCGAAACCGTCTGTTGATAGAAGATCTACAGGCTCGATTAGATGACATACGAAATCTCTTATACATTGTACAAACCCTGTCTACAATAACAGAATTGGGTACGTTCATTCATACCACTTTTCGTCTTATCATTCATGCTATGAAATGCGAAAGAATCTCCCTTGTATTAAAAAGTCAAAAGACCGGTCACTGGTTTTTGGCAAAATCAATTGGCTTTCAGCTTAAAGGAAAAAAACGGCTGATTGATATTTCCAGAGGAGTAATTTCCCGTGTTCTAAAAACTGGTCAGCCAATTTTCTCAGAAAATAAACTACCCGACAATCTTATATTTCCAAGGAGAAACATTTATAGGAATGATTCATTTATTTCCATTCCTATAAAAAATGAATTTGATATTGAAGGGGTTCTCTCTATCAGCAATAGAAAAGATGGTAAACCTTTCTCTAAAAATGATCTGGACATTTTGATTTTAATTCTCCACTACTTTCGGGAAACCTATAACTCTCTTCGTTCGAGGGAGAGAAAGCAAAAACTGGACTCCTTCAAGCGAGATCTGGAAATTGCCGGAAAAATACAGAAATACTCTCTTCCTAAGATACCGGAACTTCTTGGCGGTTTAGAAATTATAAAAACCTACCTACCATCTAAAGAAGTGGGAGGTGATTTCTATGATTTGATATACCATAGCGAGTTTGAGTTTTCCTTTATAATAGCTGATGTTTCCGGAAAGGGTATTTCAGCTGCTCTTTTCATGGAGTTTTCTAAAAATATAATTTCAGACGAAGTAGCCAGGTTTTCTTCTCCCTCCCGAGCTTTGATGAATTCCAATACGATCATTCAGGAAAAATTCTATAGCATGATGTATGTTGAAGTTATGCTGGCAAAAATTAATACCCGTACTAAGACTCTGACTATTGCAAGCGCCGGACACCACCGTCAATTTCTTTATAGGACCTCAAGCGATCAACTATTCATTTTAAAAAGTAAAGGACTTCCCCTGGGTACCCGACTTCAAAATTTTGAAATTGATGAATTAGAAATTTCCTATGAAGATGGAGACCTATTATTTTTATACACGGATGGAATTACAGAAACCAGAAACCAGGATAAAGAGTTTTTTGGGGAAGAAAGACTAAGTAAATTAATTAGAAATCATGCAAAAGACCCCCTGCCCCGTATCAAAACCATTATAAAAAAAGCTACTGATGCTTTCAGGGGAAACAGAGAACTCGAAGACGATTTCACATTTATATTGATCCGTCTACATTAA
- a CDS encoding glycerophosphodiester phosphodiesterase, which produces MNYIIYRLLIFSLLFILFCKKTESIKPIKPGQNFELQGHRGARGLLPENTIPAFQKALELNMNVIELDTILSSDKEILVYHDIFLNSNLCRTQEGKKLEPKPVNHISLQEFKNLDCGSVKNPKFPEQKTIPKTHPPDLEEVFSFITSYERKNPEAKKVYLNIEIKANPHDMTDKDLYFHADKIITLAEKYSLKDRITIQSFEHIVLTYIKEKYPSVKTSALFSMTYFQFFRSKLGWIKGLQKEVIEKSITLKVDYISPFYAYVNPDFVKACHEKGLKLIPWTINSEEHIEEIMSYGVDGIISDYPDRLYRVWKKLSESSL; this is translated from the coding sequence ATGAATTATATAATCTATCGTCTTCTTATTTTTAGTCTCCTTTTTATCTTATTCTGTAAGAAAACAGAATCCATTAAACCCATAAAACCCGGTCAAAACTTTGAACTACAGGGACACCGGGGAGCACGAGGTCTTTTACCGGAAAATACAATCCCCGCTTTCCAAAAAGCTCTTGAGTTAAATATGAATGTTATTGAACTTGATACAATCTTAAGTTCAGATAAAGAAATTCTTGTTTACCATGATATTTTTTTAAACTCCAATCTTTGTAGAACACAGGAAGGCAAAAAACTGGAACCCAAACCTGTTAATCATATCAGTTTACAGGAATTCAAAAATCTAGATTGTGGCAGTGTAAAGAATCCAAAATTCCCTGAGCAAAAAACCATCCCCAAAACTCATCCACCTGATTTAGAAGAAGTTTTTTCTTTTATAACAAGCTATGAAAGAAAAAATCCGGAAGCTAAAAAAGTATATCTAAATATAGAAATAAAAGCAAATCCTCATGATATGACAGACAAAGATCTATATTTTCATGCAGATAAAATCATCACTCTTGCTGAAAAATATTCCTTAAAAGATAGAATTACTATTCAATCCTTTGAACATATCGTTCTAACATATATCAAAGAAAAATATCCTTCTGTAAAAACTTCTGCTCTTTTTTCCATGACCTACTTTCAGTTTTTTCGTTCTAAACTCGGATGGATAAAAGGTTTGCAAAAGGAAGTAATTGAAAAATCTATTACTTTAAAAGTAGATTACATATCTCCTTTCTATGCCTATGTAAACCCGGACTTTGTAAAAGCCTGTCATGAGAAAGGTTTAAAGCTTATTCCCTGGACAATCAATAGTGAAGAACATATTGAAGAAATTATGTCATACGGAGTTGATGGTATTATATCAGACTATCCGGATAGGTTATACAGGGTATGGAAAAAATTAAGCGAATCTTCATTATAA
- a CDS encoding PilZ domain-containing protein — protein MKQRVQGLIEHVYFNFFEKEFLKRHQNGVRIPVTINVLGDEYFLESSLITEKYLYLKVYEEDFDYLPEEDSNILIFLSLNLYSRGKAEMVTSLFAKESLNSGRIGLWLKILETSEEDKASIREFLIRYHSPRYSVRFSVLLSHRTIEKKHITSAINLSQNGIFLETELLDLKVGDRCRLLLYPQAKRIPIDAEVSWINNGNLYDKPNGYGFKFLHDSRSSYALRKLLYTLKNVSAQVR, from the coding sequence ATGAAACAAAGAGTTCAGGGATTAATTGAGCACGTATACTTTAATTTTTTTGAAAAAGAATTTTTAAAGAGACATCAAAATGGGGTTAGAATACCGGTAACTATCAATGTGCTGGGAGATGAATATTTTCTCGAGTCGAGCCTGATTACAGAGAAATATTTATATTTGAAGGTTTATGAAGAGGATTTTGATTATTTACCGGAAGAAGATTCAAATATACTTATATTTCTCTCCTTAAACCTTTATAGTCGCGGAAAAGCAGAGATGGTTACGAGTTTGTTTGCAAAGGAGTCGCTCAATTCCGGAAGAATCGGTCTCTGGCTTAAAATTCTCGAAACCAGTGAGGAAGATAAGGCATCTATCCGTGAGTTTCTAATTCGATATCACTCACCCCGTTATAGTGTTCGCTTCTCTGTTTTACTTTCTCATAGGACAATCGAAAAAAAGCACATAACATCTGCAATAAATCTTTCACAAAATGGAATATTTTTAGAGACAGAACTTTTGGATTTAAAAGTGGGTGATAGGTGTAGGCTTTTATTATATCCGCAGGCAAAAAGGATTCCTATAGACGCGGAAGTAAGCTGGATAAATAATGGTAATTTATATGATAAGCCAAATGGTTATGGTTTTAAGTTTCTTCATGATTCTCGTTCTTCTTATGCGCTTCGAAAGCTTCTCTATACTTTAAAGAATGTTTCTGCCCAGGTCAGATAA
- a CDS encoding CapA family protein, with translation MKHSFLLFFFLIYLIICLNPVSAGVRKKSRIFKVLVAGDVMFNWGIRNSKKILGKKMLGTELRNVFSEAEVRMINLETPITTHKEGMQKNKSYIFRAVPEDISILQELGVNTVFLGNNHAMDYGDTGIKDTFNYLNQYKIRFSGAGINREEAYRALKVGPGIKLVSVSGIGPTNLFAGSKSPGVAHLSYPSLKNALKKKRKSEIFILSCHWGVEYNPEPDKNQRNLAKKLIDAGYDIIVGHHPHIPQGIEIYKNKLILYSLGNFMFGSRNQYLNHNVIAILHFKENQLITCEIIPVFGKFQEEEHHVFRILEGQDRDVFFTEYKILCKKLGTNLIIKNNRAYIHFPTAR, from the coding sequence ATGAAACATTCCTTTCTTCTTTTTTTCTTTCTAATATATCTCATAATTTGTCTGAATCCTGTTTCTGCAGGTGTAAGGAAAAAAAGTAGAATTTTCAAAGTTCTGGTTGCAGGGGATGTAATGTTTAATTGGGGAATACGAAATTCTAAAAAAATATTAGGTAAAAAAATGTTAGGAACGGAACTTCGTAATGTTTTTTCTGAAGCCGAGGTAAGAATGATTAACCTCGAAACCCCGATTACAACACATAAGGAAGGGATGCAAAAAAATAAATCTTATATTTTTCGGGCAGTACCTGAAGATATAAGTATTCTTCAAGAATTGGGAGTAAATACAGTTTTCTTAGGAAATAACCATGCCATGGATTATGGAGATACCGGAATTAAAGATACATTTAACTATTTAAACCAATACAAGATTCGCTTCAGCGGGGCCGGTATAAACCGGGAGGAAGCCTATAGAGCATTAAAAGTAGGCCCGGGAATTAAACTCGTTTCAGTAAGTGGTATTGGTCCGACGAACCTTTTTGCAGGTAGTAAATCCCCCGGTGTAGCTCACCTTTCTTATCCTTCTTTAAAAAATGCCTTAAAGAAAAAAAGAAAATCAGAAATTTTTATTCTTTCCTGTCACTGGGGAGTTGAATATAATCCTGAACCCGACAAAAACCAAAGAAATCTTGCAAAGAAACTGATTGATGCAGGGTACGATATTATAGTAGGACATCACCCCCATATCCCCCAGGGAATCGAAATATATAAAAATAAACTCATTCTGTATTCACTGGGAAATTTTATGTTTGGTAGTCGAAACCAATATCTAAACCACAATGTGATTGCGATTTTACATTTTAAAGAGAATCAATTAATCACCTGTGAAATTATACCGGTTTTCGGAAAGTTTCAGGAAGAAGAGCATCATGTATTTCGAATATTAGAAGGACAGGATAGAGATGTATTTTTTACAGAATATAAAATTCTATGTAAAAAACTGGGTACAAACCTTATCATTAAAAATAACAGGGCTTACATCCATTTCCCGACCGCCAGGTAA
- a CDS encoding response regulator: protein MNKSILIVEDVDSIRVSIRDALLAENFQVFDAKDAETAIELLHRFPIHLVLSDIRMPGKSGLELIDYVKNNFPEIQYALITAYDINHYVHYAYEHKIYNIIPKYSFLDFKFISVVANKLLSGDIFGVEKYFEEKLQVVQTEQFKVPAENEVVFTSIYSDTNRVELCENIGTYMIDNGAPTVVFQILEELSSNAMIRAPRDIYGNSKYQYEFPSKDILIPLKNITLEREDAFQLGFGICDNIFIIVTRDRFGSLRKEEILKRFDRHIYTNPETGLPFGLSDSHGRGLFICREIADSIIFNIKRNVMTEVIAFLQPRTQERYHKSLSIFEINS from the coding sequence ATGAATAAGTCTATTCTTATAGTTGAAGATGTAGATTCTATCCGGGTAAGTATACGCGATGCTCTATTAGCCGAGAATTTTCAGGTGTTTGACGCTAAAGACGCTGAAACAGCTATAGAACTCTTACACCGGTTTCCAATTCATCTGGTTCTTTCCGATATCAGAATGCCCGGAAAATCCGGTTTAGAGCTAATTGATTATGTAAAGAATAATTTTCCTGAGATTCAGTACGCTCTGATAACCGCTTATGATATAAACCATTATGTTCATTACGCATACGAGCATAAAATCTATAATATTATCCCGAAATACTCCTTTTTAGACTTCAAATTCATTTCTGTTGTCGCGAATAAGCTTTTAAGTGGGGATATTTTTGGAGTAGAGAAATATTTTGAGGAAAAACTTCAGGTAGTTCAGACTGAGCAATTTAAAGTTCCGGCTGAGAATGAAGTTGTTTTCACTTCCATATATTCGGATACGAATCGTGTGGAACTATGTGAAAATATTGGCACTTACATGATTGATAATGGAGCCCCGACTGTGGTTTTTCAGATTTTAGAGGAACTAAGTTCTAATGCAATGATTAGGGCGCCGAGGGATATCTACGGTAATTCTAAGTATCAGTACGAGTTTCCTTCCAAGGATATCCTGATTCCATTAAAAAATATTACACTGGAAAGGGAGGATGCCTTTCAACTCGGCTTTGGAATCTGTGATAATATTTTTATTATTGTGACACGAGACAGGTTTGGTTCGCTACGAAAAGAAGAAATCCTAAAACGTTTTGACAGACATATTTATACAAACCCTGAAACGGGTCTTCCTTTCGGATTATCTGATTCCCACGGTCGAGGACTTTTTATTTGCCGTGAAATTGCAGATAGTATTATATTTAATATTAAACGAAACGTAATGACTGAGGTAATTGCATTTTTGCAGCCAAGGACTCAAGAGAGATATCATAAGTCCCTGTCTATATTTGAAATAAATTCTTAG
- a CDS encoding aldehyde dehydrogenase family protein, translating into MISKKKAGRKRTRNQTKKDFVQEELQKKEIPSVQKTSETEDIQFQVINPANLEVIGSLPIFNQEQVEEKIRYARETFPSWSSLSLNQRSRELLKLRSYLAKNSEEMISTICLETGKSRMDALTEVLTVCESIDYVAKQGKKHLKPQKRNTGLILAHKKAYINYHPYGVVGVISPWNYPLILSLTPIVNALMAGNTVVLKPSEITPFTALKVLEFFQKAGLPEGILQIVTGKGSTGAALVESMGTHMICFTGSTATGKKIAETCAKMLKPVILELGGKDPLLVFEDANLKRAAKAAIWGGFFNSGQTCISVERVYVQDSVYDSFIHLLMEEYKNVRQGQENNFPEVGSMTSPGQVKILEEHYEDAQKKGAKILVGGIRQENQKGYYHKPAILVDVNHTMKIMKEETFGPEISIMRFSTEEEGIALANDSCYGLNSSIWTGNANRGKQIAKKIQSGSVCINDCLSNYPVSDLPFGGFKESGMGKVHGPEGIRSFSQIQSVIMNRWFWKLDKELWWYPYSEKFYKFMDRMMKLLFG; encoded by the coding sequence ATGATAAGCAAAAAAAAGGCGGGAAGAAAGAGAACTCGCAATCAAACTAAAAAGGATTTCGTACAAGAGGAACTTCAAAAAAAGGAAATTCCTTCAGTACAAAAGACTTCCGAAACTGAAGATATTCAATTTCAGGTTATAAATCCTGCCAATCTTGAGGTAATCGGCTCTTTACCGATTTTTAATCAGGAACAGGTAGAAGAAAAAATACGTTATGCAAGAGAAACGTTTCCCTCCTGGTCTTCTTTGAGCTTAAACCAGAGATCTCGTGAATTACTCAAGCTTCGTTCCTATCTGGCGAAAAATTCGGAAGAAATGATAAGCACCATCTGTCTTGAAACAGGAAAATCCCGGATGGATGCTCTAACAGAAGTTTTAACTGTCTGTGAATCTATAGACTATGTTGCCAAACAGGGAAAAAAACATCTGAAACCACAAAAAAGAAACACCGGTTTAATTTTAGCCCATAAAAAAGCTTATATTAATTACCATCCTTATGGTGTTGTCGGTGTAATCTCTCCCTGGAATTATCCCCTTATTTTAAGTTTAACCCCCATTGTAAATGCCTTGATGGCAGGAAATACCGTTGTTTTAAAACCTTCTGAAATAACTCCTTTCACTGCTCTCAAAGTATTAGAATTCTTTCAAAAAGCGGGACTTCCTGAGGGTATTCTTCAAATTGTTACCGGCAAAGGCAGTACAGGAGCTGCTCTGGTAGAATCCATGGGAACCCATATGATCTGCTTCACAGGCTCAACAGCTACCGGAAAAAAAATCGCTGAAACCTGTGCAAAAATGTTAAAACCGGTAATTTTGGAACTGGGTGGAAAAGATCCCCTGCTGGTATTTGAGGATGCTAACCTGAAACGGGCGGCAAAGGCTGCTATCTGGGGTGGTTTCTTTAACTCAGGCCAAACCTGTATTTCTGTAGAAAGAGTCTATGTTCAGGATTCAGTATACGACTCATTTATTCACCTTCTCATGGAAGAATATAAAAATGTAAGACAGGGACAGGAGAACAATTTTCCGGAAGTTGGGAGTATGACTTCTCCCGGGCAAGTAAAAATTTTAGAAGAACACTATGAAGATGCCCAAAAAAAAGGAGCAAAAATACTTGTCGGTGGAATTCGACAGGAAAATCAAAAGGGTTACTATCATAAACCTGCTATACTTGTAGATGTAAATCATACAATGAAAATTATGAAAGAAGAAACTTTCGGACCGGAAATTTCTATTATGCGCTTTAGTACGGAAGAAGAAGGAATCGCTCTGGCAAATGATAGCTGTTACGGATTAAATTCTTCTATCTGGACGGGAAATGCAAATAGGGGAAAGCAAATTGCTAAAAAGATTCAGAGTGGAAGCGTTTGTATAAATGATTGCTTGAGTAATTATCCTGTTTCTGATCTTCCCTTTGGTGGATTTAAAGAAAGTGGTATGGGTAAAGTCCATGGACCGGAAGGAATTCGTAGTTTCTCACAAATTCAATCGGTTATAATGAATCGCTGGTTCTGGAAATTGGATAAAGAACTCTGGTGGTACCCCTACTCGGAGAAATTCTATAAGTTTATGGACAGGATGATGAAACTTTTATTTGGCTAA
- a CDS encoding NHL repeat-containing protein — protein sequence MQNFLKISLRIGILICLICMPFFTAADELPDFRRGKSKAKDNFKMGLKYFHRAQFGAAKENFIASLSVMEDFHLARKFLSDTYFLSGEWQESLNELEILDRSRKNPYWKNRIEVLRLLIAGEGKTHPLTFYNKILGDDYRGYRFENPTDALVDENGNLFILSFKTGNIVKFDTNGFPRGNFKGGFARSMKGPMFFTLFKNNLYVSDFTSDKIYVFNTKGYFKTRFGKKGTGKGEFIGPAGIAVSSREKIYIADSGNNRIQKYDLDGNFLQSFGTKGRGKLYSPAGITVSEDETIYVVDKGHRRIVNFDDEGNYIGELTHPDFIRPRSIKIYNNKLYITDEDAGLMIYDPQKVEWSHFPSYMDETGKYNTLLRPFSCAHDYTGAFYTIDNARHRVDIFTPRNTLGSNLNVFVEKVILNRFPDISLLVNVKDRLNKNLKGINRSAFRIIENENIYPLVGLADMKRFNDRISVAFVFENSPAIHNISEKIPGFMGHLFGSFTEKDRVEVIRAGNDSVRVYDFGYSVLDVYSKIRKSQAEKGFINLGKGIFEGISDLNDRLGPKALVVLVSGEKLDNSFKQYDIIRNIQYANAHSIPIIFLSLKGDGEMVSQYKDMAEKTDGLFIKVPGSQEEKNLYKFIKSKKDKRYIVSYRTKTASELGGKYMDIQVDVFHRRIIGKARTGYFVPEDN from the coding sequence ATGCAAAATTTTTTAAAGATAAGTCTTAGAATTGGAATACTTATTTGTCTCATCTGTATGCCTTTTTTTACAGCTGCAGACGAATTACCGGATTTCAGGAGAGGAAAATCAAAGGCCAAAGATAATTTCAAAATGGGCCTGAAATATTTCCATAGGGCTCAATTCGGAGCAGCTAAAGAAAACTTTATTGCATCTCTTTCTGTAATGGAAGATTTCCACTTAGCAAGAAAGTTTCTTTCAGATACCTATTTCCTTTCCGGAGAATGGCAGGAAAGCCTGAATGAGTTAGAAATACTGGATCGTTCAAGGAAAAATCCTTACTGGAAAAATCGTATAGAGGTACTCAGACTTCTAATTGCCGGTGAAGGAAAAACTCATCCCCTTACTTTTTATAATAAAATTCTGGGAGATGATTATCGCGGTTACCGTTTCGAAAATCCTACCGATGCCCTTGTCGATGAAAATGGAAATCTCTTCATTCTTTCCTTTAAAACCGGTAATATAGTTAAATTCGATACAAATGGCTTTCCGAGAGGTAATTTTAAAGGTGGTTTCGCCCGTTCCATGAAAGGGCCTATGTTTTTCACCCTATTTAAAAATAACCTGTACGTTAGTGATTTTACTTCAGATAAGATTTATGTATTTAATACCAAAGGATATTTCAAAACAAGGTTTGGAAAAAAAGGAACAGGAAAAGGTGAGTTCATAGGGCCGGCCGGAATAGCCGTTTCCTCCCGTGAAAAAATCTACATCGCAGACTCCGGGAATAACCGCATTCAAAAATACGATCTGGATGGAAATTTTCTTCAATCATTTGGAACGAAAGGAAGAGGAAAACTTTACTCTCCTGCCGGAATAACAGTTTCAGAAGATGAAACGATTTATGTAGTCGATAAGGGGCATAGGAGAATCGTTAACTTTGATGATGAAGGAAATTATATTGGTGAACTCACTCACCCGGACTTTATTCGCCCCCGTTCTATTAAAATTTATAACAACAAGCTTTATATAACCGATGAAGATGCAGGACTCATGATCTATGATCCACAGAAAGTGGAATGGTCGCATTTTCCTTCTTATATGGATGAGACAGGTAAATATAATACTTTACTTCGCCCTTTTTCCTGTGCTCACGATTATACCGGAGCTTTTTATACAATAGACAATGCCAGGCACAGAGTCGATATTTTCACCCCTCGCAATACTCTCGGTTCTAACCTGAATGTTTTTGTTGAAAAAGTAATCCTGAATCGTTTTCCGGATATATCTTTATTAGTAAACGTAAAGGATAGGTTAAATAAAAATCTGAAAGGCATTAATCGAAGTGCATTCAGAATTATAGAAAATGAAAATATCTACCCCCTGGTTGGCCTTGCTGATATGAAACGATTTAATGATAGAATCAGTGTGGCTTTTGTTTTTGAAAATAGTCCGGCTATACACAATATTTCTGAAAAGATTCCGGGTTTCATGGGTCATCTATTTGGTTCCTTTACAGAAAAAGATAGAGTAGAAGTAATCAGAGCCGGTAATGATTCTGTTCGAGTCTATGACTTTGGATATTCCGTTCTGGATGTATATTCCAAAATTCGAAAATCTCAGGCTGAAAAAGGTTTCATCAATCTCGGTAAAGGAATTTTCGAAGGAATAAGTGATTTAAATGATAGACTGGGTCCAAAAGCTCTGGTCGTACTTGTATCCGGGGAAAAATTAGACAATAGTTTTAAACAGTATGATATTATTAGAAATATACAATATGCGAATGCACATTCAATTCCCATCATCTTTCTTTCTTTAAAAGGAGATGGAGAAATGGTTTCCCAATACAAAGATATGGCCGAAAAAACAGATGGATTATTCATTAAAGTTCCGGGAAGTCAGGAAGAAAAAAATCTTTATAAATTTATAAAATCAAAAAAAGATAAAAGGTATATTGTTTCCTACAGAACGAAAACAGCTTCTGAGCTGGGAGGCAAGTATATGGACATACAGGTGGATGTTTTTCACCGCAGGATAATAGGAAAAGCGAGGACAGGATACTTTGTGCCCGAAGATAATTAA
- a CDS encoding methyl-accepting chemotaxis protein has translation MEQNRLTIGNNPFDISLDIPGIERPIQKPKKEEVKEATDKNAAFDIEFRKIVGRARLGEFSLRFNKEQYEGKWKELANGINSILDAFQKTSQEKNETLEEVQSFLVEHKAGLESEMQSLETVETRSKETSEKLLEEANRAVSSLHNLTEILEESRESIEVPDASTSGSDSREKLNLFKERLLELNRIEKFISEINSQINVLSLNTIIEASRIEEPGKESVLAIARELKDFSKESSSQLQTFITKIQSFQIEASETLNQISFRMEYLNNMGYALSYLKEMIKKSLKELQNFEDSIQKTRDSAFYLQENTVQKLSALTEKGKKDLESLKKISEDVLRIAEKSD, from the coding sequence ATGGAACAAAACAGACTGACTATTGGTAATAATCCTTTTGATATTTCTCTTGATATTCCGGGAATTGAACGACCTATTCAAAAGCCCAAGAAAGAGGAAGTTAAAGAAGCTACAGATAAAAATGCTGCTTTTGATATTGAATTTCGAAAAATTGTAGGAAGAGCCAGGTTAGGTGAATTCTCTCTAAGATTTAATAAAGAACAATACGAAGGAAAATGGAAGGAACTGGCAAATGGAATAAATTCCATATTGGATGCCTTTCAAAAAACCTCTCAGGAAAAGAATGAAACCCTGGAAGAAGTCCAATCCTTTTTAGTTGAACACAAAGCCGGTTTAGAATCAGAAATGCAGTCATTAGAGACTGTTGAAACCAGGTCCAAAGAAACCTCCGAGAAGCTTTTAGAAGAAGCCAATCGAGCAGTAAGCAGCCTTCATAATTTAACCGAGATTCTGGAAGAAAGCAGAGAAAGTATAGAAGTACCGGATGCTTCGACTTCCGGTTCTGATTCCAGGGAAAAGTTAAACTTATTTAAAGAAAGACTTCTGGAGTTGAATCGTATAGAAAAATTCATTTCAGAGATTAATTCTCAAATAAATGTTCTTTCTCTGAATACCATCATTGAAGCCAGTCGAATTGAAGAACCCGGCAAAGAAAGTGTACTGGCCATCGCGAGAGAATTGAAAGATTTTTCTAAAGAGTCTTCTTCTCAGCTCCAGACATTCATTACGAAAATTCAATCATTTCAGATAGAGGCCTCAGAAACCCTGAATCAAATTTCGTTCAGAATGGAATATCTCAATAATATGGGTTACGCCTTATCCTACCTAAAGGAAATGATAAAGAAATCACTAAAGGAGCTCCAGAACTTTGAAGATTCAATCCAGAAAACGAGAGATTCAGCCTTCTATCTACAGGAAAATACTGTTCAAAAGCTCAGTGCTTTGACTGAAAAAGGAAAGAAAGACTTGGAGAGTCTTAAAAAAATATCCGAAGATGTTCTTAGAATTGCGGAAAAATCAGACTAA